Proteins from a genomic interval of Mycobacteriales bacterium:
- a CDS encoding RodZ domain-containing protein, translated as MSIGQQLSQAREECGLTVEDVSRQTRIRGTLIRAIESDEFGPCGGAVYARGHIRSIAHSVGLEPEPLIADYDKRQGGPPGGVVPLAIQPFDPEIEHRSRRRQPNWTAAAVICLLFIIAFAAADLISHNTNKPLLASSGLPNPPPTPTETVAPPASAQPTPAGAGALAQINPNVVTIELRALTGTTWLSVTNSAGTSLFQGLVNPGQTKLFTDPQSLALVVGNAPVVDLIVNGHDLHSPSSSSGGVVYRHTFTPGDPTAQTGAG; from the coding sequence ATGTCCATCGGACAGCAGCTCAGCCAGGCGCGGGAGGAGTGCGGGCTGACGGTCGAGGATGTCAGCCGGCAGACCAGGATCCGGGGCACCCTGATCCGGGCGATCGAGTCCGACGAGTTCGGTCCCTGTGGCGGCGCGGTGTATGCCCGTGGCCACATCCGCAGCATCGCGCACAGCGTGGGACTGGAGCCCGAGCCGCTGATCGCCGACTACGACAAACGCCAAGGCGGGCCGCCCGGCGGGGTCGTTCCGCTGGCCATCCAGCCGTTCGACCCCGAAATCGAACATCGCAGCCGCCGCCGGCAGCCCAACTGGACTGCGGCCGCGGTGATCTGCCTGCTGTTCATCATCGCCTTCGCGGCGGCCGACCTGATCAGCCACAACACCAACAAGCCGCTCTTGGCCAGCAGCGGACTGCCCAACCCGCCCCCGACCCCGACCGAAACGGTCGCCCCCCCGGCGAGCGCCCAGCCGACTCCGGCCGGGGCGGGAGCCCTGGCCCAGATCAATCCGAACGTCGTCACAATCGAACTTCGTGCCCTCACCGGAACAACCTGGTTGAGCGTGACCAACTCCGCCGGCACGTCGCTGTTCCAGGGCCTGGTGAATCCCGGGCAGACCAAACTGTTCACCGACCCGCAGTCGCTCGCCCTGGTCGTCGGCAATGCGCCGGTCGTCGACCTCATCGTCAACGGTCACGACCTGCACTCGCCGTCGTCGTCGAGTGGGGGCGTCGTCTACCGGCATACCTTTACCCCCGGGGATCCGACCGCGCAGACCGGCGCCGGGTAG
- the rimO gene encoding 30S ribosomal protein S12 methylthiotransferase RimO — protein sequence MTRSVTFVTVGCGRADVDSEELAGRLAAAGWQLSDDPDRADAVVVNTCGFIDAAKKDSIDSVLAVADGRRKVVAVGCLAERYGAQLADALPEADAVLGFDAYPDIAARLDDVFAGRPIPPHRPADRRLLPVVPKASWPASGPPVPRERLDNGPVAPLKLASGCDRRCSFCAIPSFRGSFVSRLPEDVLAEAEWLAGQGVRELVLVSENSTSYGKDLGDLRSLERLLPRLAVVPGVRRVRVVYLQPAEVRPGLIEVLATTPGVAAYFDLSFQHASADVLRRMRRFGDAERFLELIGRIRSLAPNPGIRSNFIVGFPGETRADVGVLTRFLVEARLDAVGVFGYSDEDGTEAAGLDRKVRAETRLRRLERVGGLAEQLTAQRAEDRVGDVVNVLVESVATDTAEGHADHQAPDVDGSTTLLGTGFAVGDLVRARVVASGGVDLVARPLGAGGSH from the coding sequence GTGACCCGGTCGGTCACGTTCGTCACCGTCGGTTGCGGTCGCGCCGACGTCGACTCCGAGGAACTAGCCGGGCGGCTCGCGGCAGCCGGCTGGCAGCTGTCCGACGATCCGGACCGTGCCGACGCCGTGGTGGTCAACACCTGCGGGTTCATCGACGCGGCGAAGAAGGACTCGATCGACTCGGTGCTCGCGGTTGCCGATGGCCGCCGCAAGGTCGTCGCGGTCGGCTGCCTAGCCGAACGCTACGGCGCCCAGCTCGCGGACGCGCTGCCGGAGGCGGACGCGGTGCTCGGCTTCGACGCCTACCCGGACATCGCTGCCCGGCTGGACGACGTCTTTGCCGGTCGTCCGATTCCCCCGCATCGGCCGGCCGACCGTCGGTTGTTGCCGGTCGTCCCGAAGGCGTCCTGGCCGGCATCGGGACCGCCGGTCCCGCGCGAGCGGCTCGACAACGGCCCGGTCGCGCCGCTGAAGCTGGCGTCCGGCTGCGACCGTCGATGCAGCTTCTGCGCGATCCCGTCGTTTCGAGGGTCCTTCGTGTCCCGGTTGCCCGAGGACGTTCTGGCCGAGGCCGAGTGGCTGGCCGGCCAAGGGGTGCGGGAACTGGTCCTGGTCAGCGAGAACTCCACGTCGTACGGCAAGGATCTGGGGGACCTGCGGTCCCTGGAGCGGCTGCTTCCGCGGCTGGCCGTGGTGCCCGGTGTCCGACGGGTTCGGGTGGTCTACCTGCAGCCGGCGGAGGTGCGGCCCGGGCTGATCGAGGTGCTGGCGACGACGCCTGGGGTGGCCGCGTACTTCGACCTGTCGTTTCAGCACGCAAGTGCGGACGTGCTGCGCCGGATGCGTCGCTTCGGCGATGCCGAGCGCTTCCTGGAACTGATCGGCCGGATCCGCTCGCTGGCGCCGAACCCCGGGATCCGCTCCAACTTCATCGTCGGCTTCCCCGGTGAGACCCGGGCCGATGTCGGTGTCCTGACCCGCTTCCTGGTCGAGGCCCGGCTCGATGCGGTCGGAGTCTTCGGCTACAGCGACGAGGACGGCACCGAGGCCGCCGGGCTCGACCGGAAGGTGCGGGCGGAGACCCGGCTCCGGCGCCTCGAACGCGTGGGTGGCCTCGCCGAGCAACTCACCGCGCAACGGGCCGAGGACCGGGTCGGCGACGTCGTCAACGTGCTCGTCGAGTCGGTCGCTACCGACACCGCAGAGGGTCACGCCGACCACCAGGCCCCGGATGTGGACGGTTCCACGACGTTGCTCGGCACCGGATTCGCGGTCGGAGATCTGGTCCGGGCGCGGGTAGTCGCAAGCGGTGGGGTGGACCTGGTGGCTCGGCCGCTCGGCGCCGGTGGGAGCCACTGA
- a CDS encoding helix-turn-helix transcriptional regulator has product MILLRRLLGDALRRHRQEQARTLREVSTVARISLGYLSEVERGQKEPSSELLAAICGALGVRLSDLLFEVGQAVAAAEPPACVPVSARQPDGQPVGSPVASVAAVAA; this is encoded by the coding sequence ATGATCCTGCTCCGCCGCCTGCTCGGTGACGCGCTCCGTCGCCACCGCCAGGAGCAGGCCCGGACGCTGCGTGAGGTCTCGACCGTTGCGCGCATCTCTCTCGGCTACCTCTCCGAGGTGGAGCGCGGTCAGAAGGAGCCGTCCTCAGAGCTGCTGGCGGCCATTTGCGGTGCCCTCGGGGTCCGCCTGTCCGACCTGCTCTTCGAGGTCGGCCAGGCGGTCGCGGCCGCCGAACCCCCGGCGTGCGTCCCGGTCTCGGCGAGGCAGCCGGACGGGCAGCCGGTGGGCAGCCCGGTCGCCTCCGTCGCAGCCGTCGCGGCCTGA
- the pgsA gene encoding CDP-diacylglycerol--glycerol-3-phosphate 3-phosphatidyltransferase, translating into MRPGGPLAAAPDPAAAPASGAGVANIANGLTLLRLLLVPVFAGFLAAGGERATGWRSAAFAVFAVASITDRVDGALARSRGLVTEVGKIADPIADKALIGAALLGLSTLGDLPWWVTGLVLAREIGVTVLRFVVIRHGVIPASRGGKVKTLLQSMAIGLYILPLSGALGSLRFWLMAVAVGLTLLTGLDYVARASTLRRAGRAPSRRPGPQEASEAAHR; encoded by the coding sequence ATGCGCCCCGGTGGCCCGCTTGCCGCCGCACCTGACCCGGCGGCAGCGCCCGCCAGCGGCGCCGGCGTCGCGAACATCGCCAACGGGCTGACCCTACTGAGGTTGCTGCTCGTCCCTGTCTTCGCCGGTTTCCTCGCCGCCGGTGGCGAGCGGGCGACGGGCTGGCGCAGCGCCGCCTTCGCCGTGTTCGCCGTCGCCTCGATCACCGACCGGGTCGACGGGGCGCTGGCCCGCAGCCGGGGCTTGGTCACCGAGGTGGGCAAGATCGCGGACCCGATCGCGGACAAGGCGCTGATCGGAGCCGCCTTGCTCGGCCTGTCGACCCTGGGGGACTTGCCCTGGTGGGTGACCGGGCTGGTGTTGGCTCGCGAAATCGGGGTCACCGTGTTGCGGTTCGTCGTGATCCGGCACGGGGTGATCCCGGCGAGCCGGGGCGGCAAGGTCAAGACGCTGCTGCAGTCGATGGCGATCGGGCTCTACATCCTGCCGCTGTCCGGGGCGCTGGGTTCGCTGCGGTTCTGGCTGATGGCGGTGGCGGTCGGGCTGACTCTCCTCACCGGCCTGGACTACGTCGCCCGTGCCAGCACACTGCGCCGAGCCGGCCGGGCGCCGTCCCGACGGCCCGGCCCGCAGGAAGCGTCGGAGGCGGCCCACCGGTGA
- a CDS encoding competence/damage-inducible protein A has product MRVELLAIGTELLLGDLTNTNAAWLGRRLAEIGVDVTTSVVVGDNAARIAEAVSAGLGRADAVLCTGGLGPTQDDLTRLGLASAAGVALFRDERLADELRGRYAALGRVMPEMNLSQADLPTGATALPNAAGTAPGVRLELLGGVVYALPGVPHEMEAMFLASVRPDLLSRGQPAAIVSRTLRTVGRYESAVAELLGDLDRELEPAGNPTLAYLAGGGQVRVRITAKAGTREEAQRLIAPVEIRVRAALGDAVYGADDDTLEGVVHAALRGRAATVAVAESLTGGLLGALLTDAPGASQTFRGGFIVYATDLKAGLAGVPQPLLDAHGPVSPQVAAAMAAGVRDRLSATYGLALTGVAGPDPQDGRPPGTVYIGLAGPEAGEVRELRLPGDRARVRRYAAIAALDLLRRELTRPAAHPGR; this is encoded by the coding sequence GTGAGGGTCGAACTCCTGGCCATCGGGACGGAGCTGCTGCTCGGCGACCTCACAAATACGAACGCAGCGTGGCTGGGGCGGCGGCTGGCCGAGATCGGCGTGGACGTCACGACGAGCGTCGTCGTCGGCGACAACGCCGCCCGGATCGCCGAGGCCGTCTCCGCTGGACTCGGCCGGGCGGATGCCGTGCTCTGCACGGGCGGGCTGGGGCCGACCCAAGACGATCTGACCCGGCTCGGCCTGGCCAGCGCGGCCGGGGTCGCTCTGTTCCGCGACGAGCGGCTGGCGGATGAGCTGCGCGGTCGCTACGCCGCCCTCGGCCGGGTCATGCCGGAAATGAACCTGTCGCAGGCGGACCTCCCGACCGGTGCGACCGCGCTGCCGAACGCCGCGGGCACCGCGCCCGGGGTCCGACTCGAGTTGCTCGGCGGCGTCGTGTACGCGCTACCTGGGGTGCCGCACGAGATGGAGGCGATGTTCCTCGCTTCGGTGCGTCCCGACCTGCTGAGCCGGGGGCAGCCGGCGGCCATCGTCTCGCGAACCCTGCGCACCGTCGGCCGTTACGAATCCGCCGTCGCGGAGTTGCTCGGCGACCTCGACCGCGAGCTCGAGCCGGCGGGGAACCCGACACTCGCCTACCTCGCCGGTGGCGGCCAGGTCCGGGTCCGGATCACCGCGAAGGCGGGGACCCGGGAGGAGGCCCAGCGGTTGATCGCACCGGTCGAGATCCGGGTCCGTGCGGCGCTCGGCGATGCCGTGTACGGGGCCGACGACGACACCCTCGAGGGGGTGGTGCACGCAGCGCTGCGCGGCCGCGCCGCAACCGTGGCGGTCGCCGAGTCGCTCACCGGCGGCCTGCTGGGCGCCCTGCTCACCGATGCACCGGGTGCGTCGCAGACCTTCCGGGGCGGCTTCATCGTCTATGCCACCGATCTCAAGGCCGGTCTGGCCGGGGTCCCGCAGCCGCTGCTCGACGCCCACGGCCCGGTGAGCCCGCAGGTCGCCGCGGCGATGGCCGCGGGTGTCCGGGATCGCCTCTCCGCCACCTACGGGCTCGCCCTGACCGGGGTGGCCGGGCCCGACCCGCAAGACGGACGCCCGCCGGGCACGGTGTACATCGGGCTCGCCGGACCGGAGGCCGGGGAAGTCCGGGAGTTACGCCTGCCCGGCGATCGGGCGCGGGTTCGTCGCTACGCCGCGATCGCGGCCCTCGACCTGCTGCGCCGCGAGCTGACCCGCCCGGCGGCGCATCCCGGCCGGTGA